From the genome of Tachysurus vachellii isolate PV-2020 chromosome 2, HZAU_Pvac_v1, whole genome shotgun sequence, one region includes:
- the thbs2a gene encoding thrombospondin-2, translated as MILRTIHIFISVLLLRTTAIQQGGQVDDESSFNLFENSNITRKTIGAKVFKSHDWDSPAYRFIRFDHIPPVSSPVLQQLLRQIQNNNGFVFVASVRQDRSSRGTLVGLEGSDGHRQFEIISNGRANSLDLVYWKEGSQNVISFEDVDISDSQWKNITLHVHGENANLYVDCSLIDSITLDESFYHHLEAKGSRMYVAKGSNRESHFRGLLQNIYFIFNTPVEDILRKKGCEISKPVDEYMVSEGEDIMEVSQAISTNFIRQNMENLDICEHSCEQLSSMFQELKGLRRVVGNLMDGLQKVGEENTVMKKALGNIKNTKHNRMCLQDGRMFEDKEDWVVDSCTKCTCQESKVVCHQITCPPVACATPVFLEEECCPMCLPKDSEDGWSPWSEWTECTVTCGTGTQQRGRSCDVTSNPCSGPSIQTRTCNLAKCDSRVRQDGGWSLWSPWSSCSVTCGEGHVTRIRHCNSPVPQLGGNECEGSGRETQRCDTKPCPIDGKWGPWSPWAICSVTCGGGVQSRSRVCNSPQPRYGGKLCSGEAEHTGICNKQDCPVDGCLSNPCFGGVECTSAPDGSWECGSCPSGFQGNGILCEDVNECDLMPDVCFKVSGKQRCVNTDPGFHCLPCPPRYKGNQPFGMGTEESRNNKQICEPENPCKDKTHSCHRFAECIYLSHFSDPMYKCQCKIGYAGDGFICGEDSDLDGWPNQNLVCRANATYHCKKDNCPSLPNSGQEDFDKDGQGDACDKDDDNDGIMDERDNCPLLFNPRQFDYDKDDVGDRCDNCPYDHNPAQIDTDHNGEGDACAVDIDGDGILNDKDNCPYAYNSDQKDTDADGVGDQCDNCLLLHNPDQVDTDNDLVGDQCDNGQDIDEDGLQNNLDNCPYVPNANQVDHDKDGKGDACDFDDDNDGIPDDKDNCRLVANKDQMDSDGDGRGDDCQDDFDNDSIPDILDTCPENNAISITDFRKFQMVHLDPKGTTQIDPNWVVRHQGKELVQTANSDPGIAVGYDEFSDVDFSGTFYVNTDRDDDYAGFVFGYQSSGRFYVVMWKQITQTYWEDKPSKAFGISGVSLKVVNSTTGTGENLRNALWHTGDTPGQVHTLWHDPKNIGWKDYTAYRWHLIHRPKTGFIRVVVYEGKQIMADSGPVYDKTFAGGRLGLFVFSQELVFFSDLKYECQDN; from the exons ATGATACTCAGGACAATTCATATCTTCATATCGGTGCTGTTACTGCGTACTACAGCAATACAACAAG GTGGCCAAGTGGACGATGAATCCAGTTTTAACTTGTTTGAGAACAGCAACATCACCAGAAAGACGATTGGTGCTAAAGTCTTCAAGAGCCATGACTGGGATTCTCCAGCATACCGCTTCATACGTTTTGACCACATTCCTCCAGTCAGTTCCCCAGTCCTTCAGCAGCTACTAAGACAGATCCAAAACAATAACGGCTTTGTGTTTGTGGCTTCCGTACGTCAGGATCGGTCTTCTCGTGGTACCCTTGTGGGCTTAGAAGGGTCTGATGGCCATCGACAGTTCGAGATCATCTCTAATGGACGTGCCAACAGTCTGGATCTAGTATACTGGAAGGAGGGCTCTCAGAATGTAATATCCTTTGAGGATGTGGATATATCAGACTCACAGTGGAAGAATATCACATTGCATGTGCATGGAGAGAATGCCAACCTCTATGTGGACTGCAGCCTCATTGATAGCATCACCCTGGATGAGTCTTTTTATCACCACTTGGAAGCCAAGGGCAGTCGCATGTATGTGGCCAAGGGATCTAACAGGGAGAGCCACTTCAGG GGTTTGTTGCAGaacatttatttcatctttaaCACACCTGTCGAAGATATTCTGCGAAAAAAGGGCTGTGAGATTTCCAAGCCTG TTGACGAGTACATGGTAAGTGAAGGAGAAGACATCATGGAAGTCAGTCAAGCCATCTCCACTAACTTTATCAGGCAAAATATGGAGAACTTGGACATTTGTGAACACTCCTGCGAGCAGCTCAGCTCCATGTTTCAGGAGCTCAAAGGACTCCGCAGAGTGGTCGGAAACCTAATGGATGGCCTACAGAAAGTG ggTGAGGAAAACACAGTCATGAAGAAAGCACTGGGCAACATTAAGAATACCAAACACAACCGAATGTGCTTGCAAGATGGTCGCATGTTTGAGGATAAAGAAGACTGGGTGGTGGATAGCTGCACCAAATGCACTTGTCAG GAATCAAAGGTTGTGTGCCACCAGATTACTTGTCCTCCTGTGGCCTGTGCCACTCCAGTTTTCCTGGAAGAAGAGTGTTGTCCAATGTGTCTGC CTAAGGACAGCGAGGATGGTTGGTCACCCTGGTCTGAGTGGACAGAATGCACAGTCACATGTGGGACAGGCACCCAGCAGAGAGGCAGGTCATGTGATGTAACCAGCAACCCCTGTAGTGGTCCTTCTATCCAGACGCGCACATGCAACTTGGCTAAATGTGACAGCAGAG TTCGTCAGGATGGAGGATGGAGCCTGTGGTCTCCTTGGTCATCCTGTTCAGTAACATGTGGTGAAGGCCACGTTACCAGAATCCGCCACTGCAACTCACCAGTGCCCCAGCTAGGGGGAAACGAATGTGAAGGAAGTGGCAGAGAGACACAACGCTGTGATACTAAGCCCTGCCCTA TTGATGGAAAATGGGGCCCATGGTCTCCGTGGGCGATATGCTCGGTGACATGTGGTGGAGGAGTGCAGAGTCGAAGCCGTGTGTGTAATAGCCCCCAGCCACGCTATGGAGGAAAATTGTGTTCAGGAGAAGCTGAACACACAGGGATATGCAACAAGCAGGATTGCCCAGTCG ATGGCTGTCTATCTAATCCCTGCTTTGGAGGGGTAGAATGTACCAGCGCCCCTGATGGCTCATGGGAATGTGGCTCTTGCCCCAGTGGTTTCCAAGGCAACGGAATACTTTGTGAGGATGTCAATGAG TGTGATCTGATGCCTGATGTATGCTTTAAAGTCAGTGGGAAACAGCGCTGTGTGAACACTGACCCAGGATTCCATTGCCTTCCTTGTCCTCCCCGTTACAAAGGCAACCAGCCCTTTGGCATGGGAACGGAAGAATCCAGAAACAATAAGCAG ATTTGCGAACCTGAGAACCCTTGCAAGGACAAGACCCATAGTTGTCATAGGTTTGCCGAATGCATCTACCTTAGCCACTTCAGTGACCCTATGTATAAATGTCAGTGTAAGATTGGCTATGCTGGAGATGGCTTTATCTGTGGAGAAGATTCTGATCTGGATGGTTGGCCCAACCAGAACTTGGTGTGTAGAGCTAATGCCACATACCACTGCAAGAAG GATAATTGTCCGAGCCTTCCTAATTCCGGCCAGGAGGACTTTGACAAGGATGGCCAAGGAGATGCATGTGACAAGGACGATGACAACGATGGAATCATGGATGAAAGA GACAACTGCCCACTGCTGTTCAATCCCAGGCAGTTTGATTATGATAAAGACGATGTGGGTGATCGGTGTGATAACTGCCCATATGACCACAATCCAGCTCAAATAGATACTGATCACAATGGGGAAGGAGATGCCTGTGCTGTGGACATTGATGGGGATG GCATCCTTAATGATAAGGACAACTGCCCATATGCATACAACAGTGATCAGAAGGACACTGACGCAGATGGAGTGGGAGACCAGTGTGACAATTGTCTTCTGCTTCATAACCCTGATCAG GTTGATACAGATAATGACCTTGTAGGAGATCAGTGTGACAACGGCCAGGATATTGATGAGGATGGCCTTCAGAACAACCTGGACAATTGCCCTTATGTTCCTAATGCCAACCAAGTAGATCATGACAAGGATGGAAAAGGAGATGCTTGTGActttgatgatgataatgatggaaTTCCTGATGACAAAGACAACTGCAGACTGGTAGCCAACAAAGATCAGATGGACTCAGACG gTGACGGTCGAGGTGATGATTGCCAGGACGATTTTGATAACGACAGCATCCCTGACATTTTGGACACTTGCCCAGAGAACAATGCTATAAGTATAACTGACTTCAGAAAGTTCCAGATGGTGCATTTGGATCCCAAAGGGACCACTCAAATCGATCCCAACTGGGTAGTCAGGCATCAGGGCAAGGAACTGGTCCAAACTGCCAATTCTGACCCTGGAATTGCAGTAG GCTATGATGAGTTCAGTGATGTGGACTTCAGCGGCACCTTCTACGTGAACACAGATAGAGATGATGACTATGCTGGCTTTGTGTTTGGTTATCAGTCAAGTGGACGTTTCTATGTGGTTATGTGGAAGCAGATCACCCAAACGTACTGGGAAGATAAGCCATCAAAGGCCTTTGGAATCTCAGGTGTCTCCCTCAAAGTGGTTAACTCTACCACAGGAACTGGGGAAAACTTACGCAATGCCCTTTGGCACACTGGTGACACCCCTGGCCAG
- the gpr75 gene encoding probable G-protein coupled receptor 75 gives MNSTVWPLDLADFARSRVFNGTLGQTPVSGWALIHTATLASCSLLLIVIFCLGSYGNLVVFLSFFDPAFRKFRTNFDFMILNLSFCDLFICCVTAPMFALILFLDVGDSGGGVSKGFCFAFHLTSSGFIIMSLETVAVIALHRLRMVLGQHPNHAASFPCTLSLTALLWTSSFTLAAFVTLRAYPRGAGPCLPHFGLAGNQAKVVLYVYLADFAFCVGVVSMSYLMIANALRKNALVRKCSVIMVGAARPPAAPPAFIAAGFEGIQCAVQVPSLYRNQTYNKLQHVQTHPFTKGSSQALVHRTATHATCCQFVSNLSTAKDSKAVVTCVVIVISVLLCCLPMGVALTQDVLSPENSFVHYQFELCGFALIFLKSGINPFVYSRNSAGLRRRVLCFLQWLAFSAFCCKHKTRLHAMGKGNLEINRNKSSHHETNSAYMLSPKPQRRLVDQACGPSHSRDSMPSARATTECKSHPPSTSTPINTRIEPYYSIYNSSPLAGPSSPNSLNPVNSQTAGFAKSFVAMHYHIHQEALQDFDSTSAQQIPTPSV, from the coding sequence ATGAACAGCACTGTGTGGCCTTTAGACCTGGCAGATTTTGCTAGGAGCCGAGTGTTCAACGGCACCCTCGGACAGACTCCTGTCAGCGGCTGGGCCTTGATCCACACAGCCACTCTGGCCTCCTGCTCTCTTCTCCTAATCGTTATATTCTGCCTGGGTTCGTATGGCAACTTGGTGGTGTTTCTGTCCTTCTTTGACCCAGCATTCCGCAAGTTCCGTACCAACTTTGACTTTATGATCCTGAACCTGTCTTTCTGTGACCTGTTCATCTGCTGTGTTACCGCACCCATGTTTGCGCTCATACTTTTCCTGGATGTCGGGGACAGTGGAGGTGGTGTATCAAAGGGCTTCTGCTTTGCTTTTCATCTCACTAGCTCGGGATTCATCATCATGTCTTTGGAAACGGTGGCAGTCATTGCCCTGCATCGCTTGCGCATGGTACTGGGCCAGCACCCAAACCATGCTGCATCCTTCCCGTGCACGTTGTCTCTTACTGCCCTACTGTGGACTTCTAGCTTCACCCTGGCAGCTTTTGTCACCTTAAGAGCCTATCCCAGGGGTGCGGGTCCATGCCTGCCTCACTTCGGTCTCGCAGGGAATCAAGCAAAAGTGGTGTTGTATGTGTATCTTGCAGATTTTGCTTTTTGTGTGGGTGTAGTGTCCATGTCCTACCTTATGATTGCAAACGCATTGCGAAAGAACGCCCTGGTGCGGAAGTGTTCTGTTATCATGGTGGGTGCTGCACGTCCCCCAGCTGCTCCACCAGCCTTCATAGCTGCTGGATTTGAGGGCATACAGTGTGCTGTCCAGGTGCCCTCACTATATCGTAATCAGACCTACAACAAGCTTCAGCATGTTCAGACACACCCGTTTACAAAAGGTAGCAGTCAGGCCCTGGTGCACAGGACTGCCACACATGCTACATGCTGTCAGTTTGTTTCAAACCTGTCCACAGCCAAGGATTCCAAGGCTGTAGTGACATGTGTGGTCATAGTTATATCTGTGCTTCTGTGCTGCCTTCCCATGGGTGTGGCTTTGACACAGGATGTTTTGTCTCCAGAGAACAGCTTTGTTCACTACCAGTTTGAGCTCTGTGGATTTGCCCTGATCTTTCTCAAGTCAGGTATAAATCCGTTTGTTTACTCCAGGAACAGTGCTGGCTTGCGACGCCGTGTGCTCTGCTTCCTCCAGTGGCTGGCATTTAGTGCCTTCTGTTGTAAGCACAAGACCCGTTTGCATGCTATGGGCAAGGGAAACCTGGAGATAAACCGCAATAAGTCTTCACACCACGAAACCAATTCAGCCTACATGCTCTCACCAAAGCCACAGAGGAGGCTGGTGGACCAGGCATGCGGGCCTAGCCACTCACGGGACAGCATGCCCAGTGCTCGTGCCACAACAGAATGCAAATCACATCCTCCGAGCACCTCCACGCCCATCAACACCCGAATAGAGCCCTACTACAGCATCTACAATAGCAGTCCCTTAGCTGGACCCAGTTCTCCCAACAGCCTGAATCCAGTAAATTCTCAGACTGCAGGATTTGCTAAGAGCTTCGTGGCAATGCATTATCACATCCACCAGGAGGCACTGCAGGACTTTGACAGTACCTCAGCTCAGCAGATCCCCACACCCTCAGTATGA
- the erlec1 gene encoding endoplasmic reticulum lectin 1 — MPRFRLSLVCFGSLLLFIGASTHRGSSHLITDEIPFKINWPGEHFSLPDSGALYEEDDFLIMTTTEKEKYKCLLPSLSKGDEDEEKEYKGPVPAVLLAPLFKQSSCSYRIESYWSYEVCHGKHVRQYHEEKETSQKVNVQEYFLGTMTNKHTDSSEESEASKAEDAANERLDLSMEVPTKNIEGQLTPYFRVEMGNGTPCVLKQDKPRSTSVLYVCHPEAKHEILSIAEVTTCEYEVVVLTPLLCAHPKCRFKSSPVNAIFCQALAGSPLRPNSLSQLGKQQEELLGPHFSPPTEREEDTSPVREEAFSSTHKPMAAGGHNQVTVGTTHISRLTDEQLIKEFLSGSYCLHGGVGWWKYEFCYGKHVHQYHEDKEQGKSIVVVGSWNHAEHLEWSKKNVARAYQLKDEGTQKVKVVSHFYGHGDVCDLTGKPRQVTVKLKCKESESPHAVVVYLLEPQTCQYILGVESPVICKVLDTADENGLLSLPG; from the exons ATGCCAAGATTCCGCTTGAGTTTGGTGTGTTTCGGTTCACTGCTGTTATTTATCGGTGCTTCTACACATCGTGGATCCTCGCATTTAATCACAGATGAGATTCCCTTTAAAATCAACTGGCCTGGGGAACATTTCAGCTTG CCCGACTCCGGAGCCCTTTATGAAGAAGATGACTTTCTTATAATGACAACGACAGAAAAGGAGAAATACAAGTGCTTATTGCCTTCTCTGTCTAAGGGAGATGAG GATGAAGAGAAGGAGTATAAGGGTCCCGTTCCAGCTGTTCTTCTCGCACCGTTATTCAAACAGAGCAGCTGCTCATACAGG ATTGAGTCTTACTGGTCCTATGAGGTGTGCCATGGTAAACACGTGAGGCAGTATCACGAGGAAAAAGAGACTAGTCAG AAAGTGAACGTTCAGGAGTATTTCCTGGGAACCATGaccaacaaacacactgatTCTTCAGAAG AATCAGAAGCTAGCAAAGCTGAGGATGCTGCCAATGAAAGACTGGACCTCAGCATGGAG GTGCCCACTAAGAATATAGAAGGCCAGCTTACCCCTTATTTCCGGGTGGAGATGGGGAATGGGACCCCATGTGTGTTGAAACAGGATAAACCTCGTTCTACGTCTGTGCTGTACGTGTGTCATCCGGAGGCTAAACATGAGATCCTTTCCATTGCCGAGGTGACAACCTGCGAGTATGAGGTGGTCGTGCTCACACCACTGCTCTGTGCTCATCCTAAATGTAG GTTTAAGTCTTCGCCAGTGAATGCCATATTTTGCCAGGCGCTGGCAGGCTCTCCGCTCCGACCCAACAGCCTCTCTCAACTGGGCAAGCAGCAGGAAGAGCTACTTGGGCCACATTTCAGCCCTCCCACTGAGCGAGAA gaGGACACATCGCCTGTGCGTGAGGAAGCTTTTAGCTCTACCCACAAACCCATGGCAGCAGGTGGACACAACCAGGTGACGGTGGGAACCACCCACATATCTCGACTGACCGACGAGCAGCTCATAAAGGAATTTCTGAGCGGCTCATATTGCCTACATGGG GGTGTGGGATGGTGGAAATATGAATTCTGCTACGGAAAACATGTGCATCAGTATCATGAG GACAAAGAACAAGGGAAGAGTATTGTAGTGGTGGGAAGTTGGAATCATGCTGAGCATTTAGAGTGGTCTAAGAAGAACGTGGCACGCGCCTACCAGCTTAAAGACGAGGGAACCCAGAAAGTGAA ggTGGTATCTCACTTCTACGGCCATGGAGATGTGTGTGACCTCACCGGGAAGCCAAGACAAGTCACTGTAAAGCTCAA gtgTAAAGAATCCGAATCTCCTCACGCTGTTGTTGTGTATCTCTTGGAACCCCAGACCTGCCAGTATATTCTTGGT GTTGAGTCGCCAGTGATCTGTAAAGTCTTGGACACAGCCGATGAGAACGGCCTTCTATCCCTCCCCGGATAG